Proteins found in one Triticum urartu cultivar G1812 chromosome 4, Tu2.1, whole genome shotgun sequence genomic segment:
- the LOC125553318 gene encoding phytosulfokine receptor 2-like, whose amino-acid sequence MNPIAKCYLMFFLLLAVLLPEARANSCHPGDLRALLDFAGSLNGRDVLLRATWSGAACCSWEGVGCDAANGRVTALRLPGRGLEGAIPGTSLAGLAQLEELDLGSNNFHNISGVLTVLHGCQNLATLILTKNFGGEELPGDSIIGGFKSLEVLALGDCALKGRVPEWLSQCKKMEVLDLSRNQLVGTIPSWIGELHHLSYLDLSNNSLVGEVPKSLARLKGLATAGHSEGMTFTNMPLYVKHNRSTLGRRLNELPNVITGTNNVVRSGRNNVVSGNDNTVIFGDENTVSGNNHAVYGNHNTVSGNNHVVSGSKHVVSGSRHGVTGSSSVVSGFNNGVSGINHVVSGSNNVVSGSNNVVSGMNHIVVGNNKVVSGA is encoded by the coding sequence ATGAATCCCATAGCCAAATGTTACCTGATGTTCTTCCTCCTTTTGGCAGTTCTCTTGCCCGAGGCGCGCGCGAATTCGTGCCACCCCGGCGACCTCCGTGCGCTGCTGGACTTTGCCGGGAGCCTCAATGGTCGGGATGTCCTCCTCCGTGCCACGTGGTCCGGCGCCGCATGCTGCAGCTGGGAAGGCGTGGGTTGTGACGCCGCCAACGGCCGTGTCACGGCACTACGCCTCCCCGGGCGAGGCCTCGAGGGGGCCATCCCAGGAACCTCACTTGCAGGCCTTGCGCAGCTCGAGGAACTCGACCTCGGCTCCAACAACTTTCACAACATCTCAGGGGTGCTCACCGTGTTGCATGGGTGCCAGAACCTCGCCACGTTGATTCTCACCAAGAATTTTGGTGGTGAAGAGCTACCCGGCGATAGTATTATTGGTGGGTTCAAGAGCCTCGAGGTGCTGGCCCTTGGTGATTGTGCTCTCAAGGGCAGGGTTCCGGAATGGTTGTCTCAATGCAAGAAAATGGAGGTGCTTGATTTGTCTCGCAACCAATTGGTCGGCACCATTCCATCGTGGATTGGTGAGCTGCACCACCTTTCCTACTTGGATCTCTCAAATAATTCATTGGTTGGCGAGGTACCTAAGAGTTTGGCACGACTAAAGGGCCTCGCCACCGCTGGGCATTCAGAGGGCATGACTTTCACTAACATGCCATTGTATGTGAAGCATAATAGAAGCACACTGGGACGACGACTTAACGAGCTCCCAAATGTCATAACAGGGACCAACAATGTTGTGAGATCCGGGAGAAACAATGTTGTATCCGGAAACGACAATACTGTCATATTTGGGGATGAAAACACCGTATCTGGGAACAACCATGCGGTATATGGGAATCACAACACCGTATCCGGGAACAACCACGTCGTATCTGGGAGCAAGCATGTTGTATCTGGGAGCAGGCATGGTGTAACTGGGAGTAGCAGTGTCGTATCTGGGTTCAACAATGGCGTATCTGGGATCAACCATGTCGTATCTGGGAGTAACAATGTCGTATCTGGGAGCAACAATGTTGTATCTGGGATGAACCATATCGTAGTTGGGAATAACAAAGTTGTATCAGGAGCTTAA